One part of the Bdellovibrio sp. KM01 genome encodes these proteins:
- a CDS encoding efflux RND transporter permease subunit, protein MNLPSLSIRRPITILCVVLLTLILGVFSLFKMPVDLFPDVTFPILSVQITYPGASPLDLEKQVSKPIEDELGGLPGLKTLTANNLDGVVVLVLEFSLGTDIKEMEQDVRNRIGNIRRDLPADMYEPVIRRFDPADQPIVTLALVAEMKDGEAYDLANEVVKPIFERLKDVGQVNIYGGRKQEIHVVIDKNKLQDRKISMLQVSQRVLETSKDTPIGKIENPKQETTLRTSGEFESLKQIEEVNVNFIGSDRPVMVKDIGQVIKSLEDQKTMGRIQGKNALLMQVYKQRGSNTVAVADNIKKNIAKANELLQTKGIKAEVKLVRDTSRPIRLNVADVNESIMIGIGLCVLVVFFFLGSARSTLITGMALPNSLLGGFVIMFAMGFTINLMTLLALSLAVGLLIDDAIVVRENIFRHLEMGKRPKDAALDGTKEVAMAVVATTLVVIAVFGPISFLQGIVGQFFKQFGLTVVFTMLISLFDAFTVAPMMSAYLAHPDEHNKGDNIVGKMLSAFDRFQTRLEDIYERLLKFTINHPKTILTGAFFVFVVSMVTVAFIPKTFLPAADAGEFSVSIELPVGSSLEATGNFVSEVEKVFDGDKAVDIVVATVGSFNNESNKASLYVRLVDPKQRSMKTTDYTEELRKRLEPFKKRAIVSIGEFDPVNSGQKPLNINLTGQDLEELNTYAEQVVARIRQIKGLVDVDTNFRAGKPEYHVIFDRNRSEALGVSTVKAGAELRNRTEGNEDTIYRENGIDYKVRVRFNEKDRDLRSNFATTLVPNANFNMIPLARVARGEESKGYSQINRQNKSRFIQVSANLAKGGALGTVSQEIEKIFKTELKPPAGIEYRFQGQADDFKDLINNMLIAIFLGVTFIYLVLASLYESFITPFTILLALPLAMTGAFIALLITGKTIDIFSLIGIVLLLGVVAKNSILLVDYTNHLLQEGMERKDALLKACRTRLRPILMTSLALIAGMIPIAIGLNEASAMRTSMGIAIIGGLISSTLLTLVVVPAAFGFIDDFRIWVRKVLAKISGYEGG, encoded by the coding sequence ATGAATTTACCAAGTCTTTCGATTCGTAGACCGATCACGATTCTTTGTGTGGTTTTGTTGACCCTGATTCTGGGTGTGTTTTCTTTATTTAAAATGCCCGTGGATCTTTTTCCGGATGTGACGTTTCCGATTCTGTCGGTGCAAATCACTTATCCGGGGGCTTCTCCTTTGGATTTGGAAAAGCAAGTTTCCAAACCGATCGAAGATGAGTTGGGTGGATTGCCCGGATTAAAAACTCTGACGGCAAACAATCTGGATGGCGTGGTCGTTCTGGTTTTGGAATTCAGTCTTGGCACTGATATCAAAGAGATGGAGCAAGACGTTCGAAATCGTATTGGCAATATCCGCCGTGATTTACCAGCGGACATGTACGAGCCCGTGATTCGTCGTTTCGACCCGGCCGATCAACCGATTGTCACTTTGGCCTTGGTCGCAGAAATGAAAGACGGGGAAGCCTACGATCTTGCGAATGAGGTCGTAAAGCCCATCTTTGAACGTCTTAAAGATGTGGGGCAGGTCAATATTTATGGTGGTCGTAAGCAAGAGATTCACGTCGTCATCGATAAAAACAAACTTCAAGATCGTAAAATTTCGATGTTGCAGGTTTCTCAGCGTGTTTTAGAAACGTCCAAAGATACACCGATCGGTAAAATTGAAAATCCCAAACAAGAAACCACCCTCCGCACCAGCGGGGAGTTTGAATCACTAAAACAAATCGAGGAAGTAAACGTCAACTTCATCGGCTCCGATCGTCCGGTGATGGTCAAAGACATCGGTCAGGTTATTAAAAGCCTGGAAGATCAAAAGACCATGGGCCGAATTCAAGGGAAAAATGCCCTGTTGATGCAAGTCTATAAACAGCGGGGCTCCAATACGGTGGCGGTGGCAGACAATATTAAAAAGAACATTGCCAAGGCCAATGAGCTTTTACAAACAAAAGGCATTAAGGCTGAAGTGAAACTGGTGCGTGATACTTCACGTCCGATTCGATTAAATGTGGCTGACGTGAATGAGTCCATCATGATCGGTATCGGGCTTTGCGTTTTGGTCGTTTTCTTTTTCTTAGGATCGGCACGTTCAACTTTGATCACCGGGATGGCATTGCCGAACTCTTTGCTGGGTGGCTTTGTGATCATGTTTGCAATGGGCTTTACCATCAACTTGATGACATTGCTGGCTCTTTCCCTTGCCGTGGGTCTTTTGATTGATGACGCGATCGTGGTGCGGGAAAATATTTTCCGCCATTTGGAAATGGGTAAGCGTCCTAAGGATGCCGCTTTGGATGGAACGAAGGAGGTGGCCATGGCCGTTGTCGCGACGACATTGGTTGTGATCGCGGTGTTCGGGCCGATCTCCTTCTTACAAGGGATCGTGGGGCAATTCTTTAAGCAATTCGGTTTAACGGTTGTATTTACGATGCTTATTTCTTTGTTCGACGCGTTCACTGTGGCACCGATGATGTCTGCGTACCTGGCGCATCCTGATGAGCACAATAAAGGCGATAATATCGTCGGTAAAATGCTAAGTGCTTTTGATCGATTTCAAACTCGCTTAGAGGACATCTATGAACGTCTTTTAAAATTCACCATCAATCATCCTAAAACTATTTTAACCGGTGCATTTTTTGTTTTCGTGGTGTCTATGGTGACCGTGGCGTTTATTCCTAAGACGTTCTTGCCTGCTGCCGATGCCGGGGAGTTCTCTGTTTCTATAGAATTGCCAGTCGGTTCTTCATTGGAAGCGACGGGGAATTTTGTTTCAGAAGTGGAAAAAGTTTTTGACGGCGATAAAGCTGTCGACATTGTGGTTGCGACGGTGGGTTCTTTTAATAACGAATCCAACAAGGCAAGTTTGTATGTCCGCTTGGTAGATCCAAAACAACGTTCAATGAAGACGACAGATTATACAGAAGAATTGCGTAAACGGTTGGAGCCATTTAAAAAACGCGCGATTGTCAGTATTGGGGAGTTTGATCCGGTGAATTCAGGTCAAAAACCTTTAAATATCAATCTGACAGGTCAGGATCTGGAAGAATTAAATACCTACGCTGAGCAAGTCGTCGCTCGTATCCGCCAAATTAAAGGCTTGGTGGATGTCGACACGAACTTCCGCGCAGGAAAACCTGAATATCATGTGATCTTTGATCGCAATCGTTCAGAGGCGTTGGGTGTTTCGACGGTCAAAGCCGGAGCGGAACTTCGTAACCGTACGGAAGGAAACGAAGACACGATCTATCGTGAGAACGGAATCGATTACAAAGTGCGCGTGCGCTTTAATGAAAAAGACCGGGATCTGCGTAGCAATTTTGCAACGACGTTGGTTCCGAATGCCAACTTTAATATGATTCCTCTGGCTCGTGTGGCTCGTGGTGAAGAATCAAAAGGTTATTCGCAGATCAACCGTCAGAACAAAAGTCGTTTCATCCAAGTATCTGCGAACCTGGCAAAAGGTGGCGCTTTAGGAACTGTTTCTCAAGAGATCGAAAAGATCTTTAAAACAGAATTGAAGCCACCAGCGGGGATTGAGTATCGCTTTCAAGGTCAGGCCGATGACTTTAAAGATTTGATCAACAACATGTTGATCGCGATTTTCCTAGGGGTCACGTTCATCTATCTGGTTTTGGCGAGCTTGTATGAAAGCTTCATCACTCCATTTACAATCTTACTTGCATTGCCTTTGGCGATGACGGGGGCTTTCATTGCACTTTTGATCACGGGAAAAACTATTGATATTTTCTCGCTGATTGGGATTGTACTGCTATTGGGGGTGGTGGCTAAGAATTCGATCTTGCTGGTGGATTACACCAATCATCTGTTGCAAGAGGGGATGGAGCGTAAGGATGCTTTGTTAAAAGCCTGCCGTACGCGTCTGCGCCCGATCCTGATGACGTCACTTGCATTGATCGCGGGTATGATTCCAATCGCCATTGGTTTGAATGAGGCCTCGGCGATGAGAACATCCATGGGCATTGCCATTATCGG
- a CDS encoding TolC family protein, whose translation MTSKLCVAFFLLVASQSFAMNLQEYLKSVEIHHKTIKALDVAKEAADDRNLAGDLEFVPAMSAEVSYLSDKNPLSQFAMFGVPESKQLAYNLGFSKKFSSGTQASLWGTVTQFDNPGIVNPQFAAYSKFGYGQLGLTLSQSLWKDAFGHATRLRWERQDAATAAQKGDFDYKIRGVLVQAEAAYWEYLYAVENLKTAKGSLERAKKIESWTRRRVADGISDRADLLQGQALVAGRQLVLITAEDDLEAAKKAVLDAMELKEMSSFPNLEGDLSAARPLESLVSGGKGRVVQMEAYLKSLEAKAAAVQAEEVEDSFRPDLVLSGSYNTNTFSKDMPDATQNLGDVNNPTAKVALTLKYMFDTSVKRAAKDASKKNALASRLLAERQLLESDSAWSELNRRYGEMTRRVQSAEQFNKLQNDRSRATNDLFNKGRTITMNVVDAENDAATSELNMNRLKAEQRKMEAQARLFMTVEE comes from the coding sequence ATGACGAGCAAACTGTGTGTCGCGTTTTTTCTGTTGGTAGCTTCGCAATCCTTCGCCATGAACTTGCAGGAGTATTTGAAATCCGTAGAAATCCATCACAAAACAATCAAGGCCTTGGATGTGGCTAAAGAAGCGGCTGATGATCGAAATTTAGCCGGCGACTTGGAATTTGTTCCAGCGATGTCAGCTGAAGTAAGCTATTTAAGTGATAAAAATCCTTTAAGTCAGTTTGCGATGTTCGGTGTTCCTGAAAGTAAACAGCTTGCCTACAATCTTGGATTCTCTAAAAAGTTTTCTTCCGGTACTCAAGCGTCCCTGTGGGGGACGGTTACTCAATTTGATAACCCAGGAATCGTAAACCCCCAGTTTGCGGCTTATAGCAAATTTGGTTACGGACAATTGGGATTAACTCTTTCTCAATCTTTGTGGAAAGATGCTTTTGGTCATGCGACACGCCTTCGTTGGGAGCGTCAAGATGCTGCAACAGCCGCACAAAAAGGCGACTTTGATTATAAAATCCGCGGAGTCCTGGTTCAGGCCGAAGCTGCTTACTGGGAATACCTGTATGCTGTGGAAAACTTGAAAACAGCAAAAGGTTCTTTGGAGCGCGCTAAAAAAATTGAATCGTGGACTCGTCGTCGTGTGGCCGATGGGATCAGTGATCGTGCCGATCTTTTGCAAGGGCAGGCCTTGGTGGCGGGACGTCAGCTGGTCTTGATTACCGCAGAAGATGATTTGGAGGCGGCAAAAAAAGCGGTCCTCGATGCGATGGAGCTTAAAGAGATGTCTTCCTTCCCGAATTTGGAAGGGGATTTAAGTGCCGCTCGTCCCTTGGAATCATTAGTGAGTGGTGGCAAGGGGCGCGTAGTGCAAATGGAAGCTTATTTAAAATCCCTTGAGGCCAAGGCAGCCGCCGTCCAGGCAGAAGAAGTCGAAGACAGCTTCCGCCCTGACTTGGTGTTAAGTGGGTCCTATAATACCAATACTTTTTCTAAAGACATGCCAGATGCCACTCAAAATCTGGGCGACGTAAATAATCCGACGGCCAAGGTGGCTTTAACTTTGAAATACATGTTTGATACTTCTGTTAAACGCGCGGCTAAAGATGCCTCTAAGAAAAATGCTTTGGCGTCACGCTTGCTGGCGGAACGTCAGCTCTTAGAAAGTGACAGCGCTTGGAGTGAGCTCAACCGACGTTACGGAGAGATGACACGTCGAGTGCAAAGTGCCGAGCAATTTAATAAGCTGCAAAACGATCGCTCGCGAGCGACGAATGATCTTTTTAATAAAGGCCGTACCATTACGATGAATGTGGTCGACGCCGAAAATGATGCGGCCACTTCGGAACTTAATATGAATCGTTTAAAGGCTGAACAAAGAAAAATGGAAGCCCAAGCCCGTTTATTTATGACGGTGGAGGAATAG
- a CDS encoding HNH endonuclease family protein has protein sequence MKFATFMGVFATALLSANTTLAEESSQTMPPVHASQTGDSQQAVPAPYTDKPQWHQFYMIDDTNLDQVTVRGAQTMPMELMAPTELISTFARKVKVAVVNLLRWNQYNYDMPVPTEKYMRKLHFGRWINDPTDETCMNTRAKVLVRDSKGEITYRNGKTCVVEDGLWDDPYTNTEITSSRQIQIDHMVPLKNAYMSGAFNWDYKTRCLYANYMGLREHLVSAEAHQNMSKGDSGPEGYLPPFEPGRCQYIRNWIAIKMIWRLTLNPEEAKAISDNIIKYNCKASDFVFTKDELDNQRNVITQNLNFCMINKR, from the coding sequence ATGAAATTCGCTACGTTTATGGGAGTCTTTGCAACAGCTTTGCTGAGTGCAAATACGACGCTGGCCGAGGAGTCATCACAGACGATGCCTCCGGTACACGCATCACAAACGGGCGATTCACAGCAAGCGGTACCCGCTCCATATACAGATAAACCACAATGGCATCAATTCTATATGATTGATGATACCAACTTGGATCAAGTCACAGTTCGCGGCGCTCAAACGATGCCGATGGAACTGATGGCTCCGACGGAACTGATCTCAACATTTGCAAGAAAAGTTAAAGTTGCAGTCGTGAACTTGCTTCGTTGGAATCAATACAATTACGACATGCCAGTACCAACTGAAAAGTACATGCGCAAATTGCACTTCGGCCGCTGGATCAATGATCCTACAGACGAAACCTGCATGAATACGCGTGCAAAGGTCTTGGTTCGTGATTCCAAAGGCGAAATCACTTATCGCAACGGTAAAACATGCGTCGTGGAAGATGGTCTTTGGGACGATCCGTACACGAACACTGAAATCACTTCGTCTCGCCAAATTCAGATTGATCATATGGTGCCACTTAAAAACGCCTATATGTCAGGTGCATTTAACTGGGATTATAAAACACGCTGTTTGTATGCGAATTACATGGGCTTGAGAGAGCACCTGGTTTCAGCCGAAGCTCACCAAAACATGTCCAAAGGTGATAGCGGTCCAGAAGGTTACCTTCCACCGTTTGAACCAGGTCGCTGCCAATACATCCGTAACTGGATCGCCATCAAAATGATCTGGCGTTTGACGTTGAATCCTGAAGAAGCGAAAGCTATCAGCGACAACATCATCAAGTACAACTGCAAGGCTTCTGATTTCGTCTTTACTAAAGATGAATTGGACAACCAACGCAACGTTATCACGCAGAACTTAAACTTCTGTATGATCAATAAAAGATAA
- a CDS encoding RluA family pseudouridine synthase, protein MFKILFEDDWFLAAEKPAGLPSQATVDKSRPDFFTQLKKQLQAERGTDFYLALHHRLDRDTSGVMIFAKNKEANDPLANMFKKHLIQKTYRCLTRNRKMPETWEIQNHLAEVKDHKLKKTKMKSTTSGGDKAHTKFRLIEKFKAGMMVEAQPLTGRMHQIRVHLAEEHMGIFGDDIYPCNKTPVAPRLMLHALSLEFTHPFTQVPIKIESALPEDMKEFILLLKST, encoded by the coding sequence ATGTTTAAAATTCTGTTCGAGGACGACTGGTTTTTAGCGGCTGAAAAGCCCGCCGGTCTTCCTTCGCAAGCGACGGTGGACAAAAGCCGTCCTGACTTCTTCACCCAATTAAAAAAACAACTGCAGGCAGAACGCGGCACTGATTTCTATCTGGCCCTGCACCACCGCCTGGACCGCGACACTTCCGGCGTCATGATCTTTGCTAAAAACAAAGAAGCGAATGATCCTTTGGCCAATATGTTTAAAAAGCATTTGATCCAAAAAACCTATCGTTGTCTGACCCGCAATCGCAAAATGCCAGAAACCTGGGAAATCCAGAACCATCTGGCTGAAGTGAAAGATCACAAACTAAAAAAAACCAAGATGAAATCCACCACTTCCGGTGGTGATAAAGCTCACACCAAGTTCCGTCTGATTGAAAAATTCAAAGCAGGAATGATGGTGGAGGCTCAACCGTTAACGGGACGAATGCACCAAATCCGTGTGCATTTGGCAGAAGAACACATGGGTATCTTTGGCGACGACATCTACCCGTGCAATAAAACACCAGTGGCTCCCCGCTTGATGCTGCATGCATTAAGCCTGGAATTCACTCATCCCTTTACCCAAGTTCCGATAAAAATAGAATCTGCTTTACCCGAGGATATGAAAGAATTTATTCTTTTACTGAAATCCACTTAA
- a CDS encoding KH domain-containing protein, giving the protein MEKKIPTIIVRKPQTDSGSKSGAEDTGMIDFIPNKNEIIEKTRIKLEEILKLIVDFPEEISVTVTQGERTTIFNIDCSKRNFGRMLGSRGKMIGSLRNVILAMTARHGIRSIIEVPYFSQDMKPLKQSA; this is encoded by the coding sequence ATGGAAAAGAAAATACCAACAATCATCGTTCGCAAACCTCAAACCGACAGCGGATCAAAGTCCGGAGCTGAGGACACGGGAATGATTGATTTCATCCCCAACAAAAACGAGATTATAGAAAAAACTCGGATCAAACTCGAGGAAATCCTCAAGTTGATCGTCGACTTTCCGGAAGAAATTTCTGTGACAGTCACTCAAGGTGAACGCACAACGATCTTCAATATCGATTGTTCAAAAAGAAATTTCGGAAGAATGTTAGGTTCTCGCGGTAAAATGATCGGAAGTCTTCGCAATGTGATTCTTGCGATGACGGCACGTCATGGAATTCGCTCGATTATCGAAGTTCCTTACTTTTCTCAAGACATGAAACCCCTGAAACAATCGGCATAA
- a CDS encoding helix-turn-helix transcriptional regulator: MSNELIEIDSKALRNLLKHHQMSQYDLAVRLDISTKTIQRWMNQSIRRVKPETIEKLMEVLGPTAGEIKRDSPALSLRPTDKAVAELCSERSFQSIRLTDDWNRYLEILKSIHTEALPSEQCFVISRNIGISSFYLGKFQAAKIYLSKAMKYAELLQNENHMGDVRNWFARLDEAVGNLFKADDYLNQNLQNLEKITRPSVLAEYSYVRGRVHLHRWQNAEAEVQLRRGLLTTLKTRSKPYPLLAAWMYLHLVHLYLRTKNLPKAQACGRRFLKTAERSGWGRGILLGNYYLGIIAKFKNGPTTLSAQYFGKARLMHKCTLVDRYCPLLSQAEFLYFILKGRYAEARTILAHRLYKTRRAEFYLASTTIDGLLLSKLNPGSHGIRKSMITKAKEYYQAQGIQYPLALIEKLEGRNEVAPQEIAEFYYY; encoded by the coding sequence ATGAGTAACGAACTAATTGAAATCGATTCGAAGGCCTTACGCAATTTACTAAAGCATCACCAGATGTCCCAGTACGATCTTGCGGTAAGGCTCGATATCTCGACGAAAACCATCCAACGCTGGATGAACCAAAGTATTCGCCGAGTCAAGCCAGAGACAATTGAAAAACTCATGGAAGTTTTGGGACCGACTGCGGGGGAAATCAAAAGAGACTCCCCTGCTTTAAGCTTGCGCCCCACAGATAAAGCCGTGGCGGAGCTTTGCTCTGAAAGATCTTTTCAATCCATTCGTTTAACCGACGATTGGAATCGCTATCTGGAAATTCTAAAATCCATTCACACCGAAGCTTTACCAAGTGAGCAGTGCTTTGTGATTTCCCGAAACATCGGAATTTCCTCTTTCTATCTGGGAAAATTCCAGGCTGCCAAAATTTACCTTAGCAAAGCCATGAAATACGCAGAGCTTTTGCAAAACGAAAATCACATGGGAGATGTTCGCAATTGGTTCGCACGCTTGGATGAAGCTGTCGGAAATCTTTTTAAGGCCGACGATTATTTAAATCAGAACCTGCAAAACCTTGAAAAGATCACTCGCCCCAGTGTTCTGGCGGAGTATTCCTATGTCCGTGGCCGCGTGCATTTACACCGCTGGCAAAATGCGGAAGCGGAAGTGCAATTGCGCCGGGGTCTGCTGACAACACTGAAGACCCGTTCTAAACCATATCCATTGCTGGCGGCTTGGATGTATCTTCACTTGGTGCACTTATACTTGCGGACTAAGAATCTTCCTAAAGCCCAAGCATGCGGCCGTCGCTTTTTAAAGACGGCGGAAAGATCCGGCTGGGGGCGCGGCATTTTGTTAGGGAATTATTATTTGGGAATCATTGCCAAGTTTAAAAATGGCCCGACCACGCTTTCGGCTCAGTATTTTGGAAAAGCGCGCTTGATGCACAAATGCACTCTGGTGGATCGTTATTGTCCTTTACTTTCCCAAGCTGAGTTTTTGTATTTCATTTTAAAGGGACGTTATGCTGAAGCCAGAACCATACTTGCTCACCGCTTGTATAAAACTCGCCGGGCTGAATTCTATTTGGCTTCCACGACAATCGATGGGCTTTTACTTTCTAAGTTAAACCCGGGCAGCCACGGAATTCGCAAAAGCATGATCACTAAGGCCAAGGAATATTATCAAGCGCAGGGAATTCAATATCCCCTGGCTTTGATTGAAAAACTGGAAGGGCGCAACGAAGTGGCACCTCAAGAAATTGCTGAATTTTACTACTACTAA
- a CDS encoding GFA family protein, whose translation MSNQYQGSCLCQRVKFKVEGSFESFFLCHCRHCQKDTGSAHAANLFSSKARLNWLSGEDKVQSFNLPGTRHSKSFCQECGSALPGLQMNGQLLVVPAGSLDGELSVRPNAHIFCASKANWDVDLEKVMKFETFPDES comes from the coding sequence ATGAGTAATCAATATCAGGGTTCTTGTTTGTGTCAGCGGGTTAAATTCAAAGTCGAGGGCAGCTTTGAAAGTTTCTTTTTATGTCACTGCAGGCACTGCCAAAAGGACACAGGTTCTGCTCACGCAGCGAACTTGTTCTCTTCCAAAGCGCGCCTCAATTGGCTGAGTGGTGAGGATAAGGTTCAGAGTTTCAATCTGCCAGGAACCCGCCATTCCAAAAGTTTTTGCCAGGAATGCGGTTCGGCTTTACCAGGTTTGCAGATGAATGGGCAGTTGCTGGTTGTTCCTGCGGGAAGTTTAGACGGCGAGCTTTCTGTTAGACCCAATGCCCATATTTTTTGTGCAAGCAAAGCCAATTGGGATGTCGATCTCGAAAAGGTCATGAAGTTCGAAACCTTCCCCGATGAATCATAG
- a CDS encoding helix-turn-helix domain-containing protein, with protein sequence MKKVSNKRNIQPNQLCNNVDADGVRELMNTVGDKWSVFIIVALQGAPGHRARFSELERLVRGISQKMLSSTLKKLERDGIVAREVFPEIPPRVEYQLSSLGLSLYTIQQALVCWVADNWNEVKKSRARADKLKM encoded by the coding sequence ATGAAGAAGGTGTCTAATAAGAGAAATATTCAGCCTAATCAGCTTTGCAACAATGTTGATGCGGATGGAGTTAGAGAGCTCATGAACACGGTGGGAGACAAATGGAGTGTTTTTATAATTGTAGCTTTGCAAGGTGCCCCAGGACACCGCGCCAGGTTCTCAGAGCTTGAAAGACTCGTGCGTGGAATTTCTCAAAAAATGTTGAGCTCGACATTAAAGAAGCTTGAAAGAGATGGTATCGTTGCGCGTGAAGTTTTTCCCGAAATTCCTCCACGCGTGGAATACCAACTTTCTTCATTGGGGTTAAGCCTCTATACGATCCAACAGGCCCTTGTATGTTGGGTGGCTGACAATTGGAATGAGGTGAAAAAATCTCGTGCACGAGCTGATAAATTGAAAATGTGA
- a CDS encoding nitroreductase, whose protein sequence is MAENIPNQQFTENAEKLIRSRRSKRDYLPGRIPQETLCKIFELANQAPSSTNTQARRIEVVSGPLLQKLSTALKSAYDKKHTYLDFPYTSGTYTEVYSKRMQEFGAGLYGLLKIARGDQEGNRKNYIRNLEFFGAPHAAFLFVPNFDVERNLNDIGMYGQTLLLAMKAYGIDSCPQAVLGMYCDVIRETLNISPEYKLLWGISFGYANPEAPVNQLITSRAPLNETVTFRE, encoded by the coding sequence GTGGCTGAAAACATTCCAAATCAACAGTTCACAGAAAATGCAGAAAAATTGATTCGTTCTAGACGCTCAAAAAGAGACTATCTTCCAGGAAGAATTCCTCAGGAAACTTTATGCAAAATATTTGAATTGGCCAATCAGGCTCCGTCATCTACAAACACGCAAGCCAGACGGATTGAAGTGGTTAGTGGACCGCTTCTGCAAAAATTGTCGACAGCGCTGAAGAGTGCTTACGACAAAAAACATACATATCTAGACTTTCCGTATACCTCTGGCACTTACACCGAAGTCTACTCGAAGCGCATGCAAGAATTTGGAGCGGGCTTATATGGTCTGCTAAAAATTGCTCGTGGCGATCAGGAAGGTAACAGAAAAAACTATATTCGGAATCTTGAATTCTTCGGAGCCCCTCATGCCGCTTTTCTGTTTGTTCCTAATTTTGATGTCGAAAGAAATCTCAACGACATAGGCATGTATGGACAGACTTTACTTCTCGCAATGAAAGCTTATGGTATCGACAGCTGTCCACAGGCCGTCTTAGGTATGTATTGCGACGTAATTAGAGAGACTCTAAATATCAGTCCCGAATACAAACTTTTGTGGGGGATATCTTTCGGCTACGCAAATCCCGAGGCACCGGTTAACCAGCTCATTACGTCGAGAGCTCCATTAAACGAAACTGTGACATTCAGAGAATAA
- a CDS encoding LLM class flavin-dependent oxidoreductase, producing the protein MKINLSVLDLVMINQDSNAQTALYDTLKVAQKVEELGYTRFWVAEHHNSVSTGSAATSVAVGFLAAGTKKIRVGAGGVMLPNHAPLVIAEQFGTLESLYPGRIDLGLGRATGTELNTLHALRRLPDSAESFPQDVQELQGYFEDRSEGKTITATPGQGLSIPLWILGSSTFGAQLAAHLGLPFAFAGHISPASMRDAIAIYRSNFKPSKQLKSPYVAISINLVAAGTDKEAEFHFSSHQQYLINYARGLKEKFPPPIADIASFWSPREKMFLDRMLDFSVIGSPEKIHIGLERAYQETKSDEFIVVSSIFDIEARLRSYEILSKVVSSI; encoded by the coding sequence ATGAAAATAAACCTCTCAGTCTTAGATCTCGTGATGATCAACCAAGATAGTAATGCTCAGACAGCCCTGTACGATACATTGAAGGTTGCGCAAAAAGTTGAAGAACTGGGCTATACTCGGTTCTGGGTTGCTGAACATCACAACTCTGTTTCAACTGGAAGCGCCGCAACCTCTGTCGCAGTAGGTTTTTTGGCAGCTGGAACCAAAAAGATTCGAGTCGGCGCCGGAGGGGTTATGCTTCCAAATCATGCGCCACTCGTCATCGCCGAACAGTTTGGAACATTGGAGTCTTTGTACCCCGGACGAATCGATTTGGGCTTGGGAAGAGCAACTGGAACTGAGCTGAACACATTGCATGCCTTAAGGCGCTTACCAGATTCTGCAGAAAGCTTCCCACAAGATGTTCAAGAGCTTCAGGGTTACTTTGAAGACCGCAGTGAAGGCAAAACGATTACGGCAACGCCGGGACAAGGGCTATCAATCCCTTTGTGGATATTAGGCTCAAGCACCTTCGGTGCACAGCTCGCCGCACACCTGGGATTACCGTTCGCTTTTGCTGGTCACATTTCTCCAGCATCTATGCGTGATGCGATTGCAATTTATAGAAGCAATTTTAAGCCATCAAAACAATTAAAAAGTCCGTACGTCGCGATCAGTATAAATCTCGTAGCTGCAGGAACAGATAAAGAAGCAGAGTTTCATTTTTCTAGCCATCAACAATATTTAATCAATTATGCACGAGGCTTAAAAGAGAAATTTCCACCACCAATTGCCGACATAGCTAGCTTCTGGTCTCCTCGTGAGAAAATGTTTTTGGATAGAATGCTAGATTTCTCCGTCATAGGCTCGCCGGAAAAAATTCATATAGGTTTAGAGCGTGCATATCAGGAAACAAAATCTGACGAGTTTATAGTGGTTAGCTCCATCTTCGATATAGAAGCAAGATTAAGATCCTACGAGATTCTGTCGAAAGTGGTATCGAGCATTTGA